The genomic stretch AGCTGCTATTAATATGGTTTATGGTGCAGGAGGTTCTGGTGTAAGAGCTATGACTTCTTCTTCTTCACCGGGTATTGCTTTAAAGCAGGAGGGTATATCATATTTGGCTGGAGCTGAAGTTCCTGCAGTTATACTTAATGTTATGAGAGGCGGACCTGGTCTTGGAAGCATACAGCCTGCCCAAAGCGATTATAATATGATGACTAGAGGCGGCGGCGACGGAGACTATAACTGTCCTGTTTTGGCACCTGCTAATTTGCAGGAAGCGGCTGATATGATAATGGAAGCATTTGATATAGCCGATCATTACAGAACTCCTGTTTATGTGGCTGCTGACGGGTATATTGGTCAGATGATGGAGCCTGTAGAAATTATTTATAAACCCAAATATGAGCTTAAAGAAAAAACTTGGGCTACTACTGGTATGCGTGGTAAAAGAGAAAAAAATGTAGTAAACTCTCTTTATTTAGAGCCGGAATTATTATACAAGCATAATATACATCTGCAGGAAAAATATGCTGAAATAAAAGAAAAAGAAGCAAGAGCAGAAAAATACTTCACAGATGATGCTGAGCTTATATTTGTGTCATATGGTACTATGTCTAGGGTTGTAAGAGGAGTTGTTGATAAACTTAGAGAGGAAGGAAAAAAGGTTGGTATGATACGTCCTCAGACTTTATGGCCTTTCCCTGTAAAAGCATTTGATAATCCTAATTGTAAGATGTATGTTTCTATAGAGATGAGTATGGGACAGATGATTGATGATATAAAATTGGCATGCGAATGTAAGGCAGAAGTTAAGTTTTATGGTAAAGCAGGCGGATTAGTACCTACTGCTCATGAGATAATCGAGAATGTTAGAGGTTTTTCTGGGGGTATAATATGATAGTATTTGAAAAGTCAAAAGGTTTAACAGATGATAGAACACATTATTGTCCTGGCTGTATGCATGGCACTTCACAGAGAATAGTTGCTGAGTGCTTGGAGGAGCTTGGGGTATTAGATAGAACAGTAGGCATAGCTTCAGTAGGATGTTCTGTACTTGCTTATAAGTATTTTAATTGTGATATGCAGCAGGCAGCACATGGAAGAGCACCTGCAGTTGCTACTGGTGTAAAAAGAGCGGTACCAGATAGTATTGTATTTACGCTTCAGGGTGATGGAGACTTAGCTGCTATTGGTACTGCTGAGATAATACATGCGGCAGCACGCGGAGAGAACATAACCGTAATATTTTTGAACAATGCCATTTACGGTATGACTGGCGGTCAGATGGCACCTACTACCTTGGAAGGTCAGAGAACTACAACTACTCAGGCTGGAAGAGATTTTCACAAAGCTGGTAAGCCTATAAGAGTATGCGAAATGCTTGCTACTATAGAGGGGGCTACTTTTGTTGAGAGAGTTGCTTTAGACAGTCCTGCCAATATTAGAAAGGCTAAAATGGCTGCAAAAAAGGCTTTTGAACATCAGATAGCAGGAAAGGGTTTTTCTATAGTAGAAATGCTTACAAGCTGCACTACAAACTGGGGAATATCTCCTACAGATTCGCATAAATGGATAAGAGATTATATGATACCTCATTATCCTTTAGGCAATTTTAGAAATGATGCTTAAATAAGGAGTATTTATGAGTACAGAGAGAATAATTTTTGCAGGATTCGGCGGTCAGGGTGTTATGTCTATGGGGCAGATGATAGCATATGCTGGTATGATAGAAAATAAGCATGTTACTTGGTGTCCTTCATATGGTCCTGAAATGAGAGGAGGTACTGCTAACTGTTCGGTTGTAGTGAGCGATGAGCTTGTAGGTTCTCCTATTATCTCTCATGACGCTAATGCTGCTGTAATAATGAATCTTCCTTCGCTTACCAAATTTGAAAAAGATGTTCTTCCTAATGGAATACTTCTTATAAACTCATCTTTAATCGATAAAAAAGCTTCAAGAGATGACATAAAAGTAGCTTATGTTGAAGCTAATAAAATAGCTGGGGATATAGGTAATCCTAAATCAGCGAATATGGTAATGCTTGGGGCTTTGCTTACACTTCAGAATGTAGTATCATTTGATAGTGTCCAGCAGGCATTTTTAAAAGTATTCGGTGAACGTAAGAAAGATTTTTTACCTAGCAATGAAAAGGCTCTTAATGCAGGACGCGATGCTGTAAAAGATTTGGTTTCTTAAATAAATTTAAAATAATAAAAAATTATAGCCTCTGTACTTTAAGTGGTGCAGAGGTTTTTTATTATTTTAAAAATATTTGGGGGCTGGGCGGGCGGGCTAATTAGATTTTGAATAAAATTTGTATTATATTTTTTATAAAAAACCTTCTCTCTATAAAAAATTATAAAAAAAAATTATCAATTCTTGGCTTATTTTGCTCAAAAAATTTGTTTAACTAATATTTATATATTTTATTTACTTATAACAATTTTGGAGTATAATAATAATGCGTAGTATAAACAGAATGAACGATTATTTTGTACGCTATCTTTTAGGCTCTTTGGGTAATGAGGATATACTTGAGAACATAGTAAATGCTGTGCTTGAAGATTTGGGCTTTGAAACAGTACATAACCTGCAGATAATTAATCCGCATAACTTACCAGAGAATATTAATCTAAAAGAGTCCGTACTTGATGTAAAAGCAGTTACAAAAGATAAAAGAAAAGTTATTATAGAAATACAGCTTTCTGGAAATATAGACTTTTTGAAGAGAATATACTATTATATATCTAAGAATATAGTAAGCGAAGTAGAAGAAAAAGAGCCTTATGATATAATAAGCGAGGTAATAAGTATTAACTTTGTAGACTTTTATATGGATTTTAATGATGATGGTAAGCCTCACAGATGTTTTAAGCTGATAGATACAGAAAATCCAGAGATTGTTTTGGATATGGTGCAGATGCATATAGTAGAAGTACCAAGATTTAGGAGAATACTAAATAATGCTGATTTTGAAGATATTAAGAGAAAGAAAATATTATCTTGGATAGAGTTTTTTACAGCAAAAGATTTTGATAAAGTTAAAGATAAATTAAAGGAGGTAAATAATATTATGCCTAAAGTAATAAATAAATATGAACGTTTTATATCCAGTGAAGATGAGATGGAAGTTTACAATGCTAGAGATGCTTTTTTATACGGACAGACTTTAATGTTAAGAAGAGAGCGTGAAGAGGGTTTACAGGAAGGGAGGAGAGAAGGTATACAGGAAGGTATAGAGAAAGGAATGGAGAGAGGTTTACAGGAAGGCAGAAGAGAGGAACAAATTGCCATAGCAAGAAGTTTCAAAAATGCTGGTATAGATATAAATATAATCAGTGAGAATACAGGGCTTAGTGTAGAAGAGGTATTAAAATTATAAGAGGGTGGTATAAATGCCTAAAGTAATAAATAAATATGAACGTTTTATATCCAGTGAAGATGAGATTGAAGTTTATAACGCGAGAGATGCTTTTTTATACGGACAGACTTTAATGTTAAGAAGAGAACGTGAAGAGGGTTTACAGGAAGGAATGGAGAGAGGTTTGCAGGAAGGCAGAAGAGAGGAACAAATTACCATAGCAAAAAGTTTCAAAAATGCGGGTATAGATATAAAGATAATCAGTGAGAATACGGGGCTTAGTGTAGAAGAAGTATTGAAGTTATAATAAATAGTAAAAACTCAATACTTTTAATATCATTTAATTTTACTTTAAACAATAATGTATAGATTATAGATTGAAATAAACAAAGCAGTATATTGTTTTACTGTTATATTATTGTTTTGTATATAAAGTATAAGTATTAACTTAGTGTTCTATTAGTATGTTTTAATACATAAAATCCTAAAAAAATAATATATTGTGTGTATTATTTAGCTATATTTATATAATTTTGTTTTGTGAACAGATTGATATTATAGGAAATTATTAACTTTTTTATCTTTACCACTACACACAGATCAATGTGATTTTGCAAAAATTACTGCGAGTGGTAAAGCCCCATATATTAAAAAACAAAATGTAACTTTATTTTTAGCAAAATATAATTGTTTATGTGTTATAGTATGTTATTGATTACCTATTTTCACAATAATATAGTATGTATACATATTATATGTGTAAAAAGTTTATTTCATAGTGATGCGTATAATTATATTTTTTATTTAATTTTATTTGACGAAGCGGATAATTTACTGTTTTTAGTGGTTATTGGGGGACTTTTAGACAAAATTTATTAAAATTTCACATTTATAAGTGTTGACTTTTATATAAAAATTCATTAGAATAGGATTGTAAGCAAAATGCAAAGATATACATTGAAAAAAAGATTGCTTATTATGTTTATCTATATTTGCTTAAGTGCGGAACGATAAAGATCCTCTAAATCTTATTATTCTCACTGATTTTTTATAGTCCGTTAGAATTTATGCTTATATATTCTAACGTATTGGGAAACAATGGAGATCCTCATCTTTGTTGTTTCCTAAAATGTTTTGAAGTTACTGCCTTATTTAAGGTATTAACTATATAAAAAATTTTAGGAGAAAAAACAATGAAAAAAGTTTTATTGACAGCTATGGCAATAGTAACATTAGCTAGTGCTTCAGCATTTGGTATGTACGGCAGAGGTGATTCTTGGATAGACTTCCTTGTACATGGCAACCAATTCAGAGCTAGAATGGACCAATTAGGTTTCACATTAGGCAATGGTACTATTAAAGGTACTTTCGGTTTCAGAGCAAATGGAATTAACCTAGGTAACTTAGGAAATATACTTAGTGGAAACACTGGAAATGTTACTTTAGATTCAACACTTTCTGCTGGTATAGGATACACTTCTGATGCTTTTGGTATAGGTGTTGGTTATAACTTTACTTATGTAGATAAAGGTATACAAGTTCATACTCCAGTATTGATGGTTAATGCTTTAAATGATAATTTAAGAATATCTATACCTATACAGGTAGCTGTTACAGATAAAGATTTAGCTGGAAACAAATATAATAACTACAAATATACAGGTGTAGCTTTCAATAATATACAATTAAGATACTACACTGGTATAGACGCTTTCAATGCTATAAGATTCTATGTATACTATAGAAATAACTCATATGAAGATACTACTCTTAATAAGAAATATGTTTCAGAAAGTTTAGGTTTCCAATTAAGATTATACTTCTTAAATACTCAAGTAGGAAATGTAACTATCAATCCTTATGTAAGATTAGAATATCATACAGCTCTTAAAGGCAGTGCTATAGAAGGATATACAGCAGAAAATTCATATGCTAACATTGGTGGTGCATTTGTTTTAGCTGATAATCTAAAACAATCAGATATATATGAAGCAAATCCTTATAAATTCGTTATTAAACCAGTACTTGGTATAACAGCTAACAGCGACATAGTTACTTTATATGTTGAACCTTCTTTAGGTTATACAGCTACTTATAATGGACATTTAAAAGGCTTTGCTGATAATAAAGTAAAACATTCTTTAGCTTGGGGAGCTTATGCTGAGTTATATGTAAGACCTGTTCAAGATCTTGAATGGTACTTTGAGATGGATGTTAATAATACTGGAAGAGATGGTACTACTTCACAAGGTGCTACTCCAGTATACTTTGAAACTACTACTGGTATCACTTGGTATCTTCCTTCTTTCGGCGGAGATCAATAATAATAAATTAGAGATATAACTTAAGAGTATATATAACTAATAAAAAGGGGGGTTTTTTAGCTCCTCTTTTTATTTGCATATCAATATATTTCAGATATTTTTATTTATATAAAAATATTCATTTCTTGATTAGTCTTATTTCAAAATTATTATAATATTATTTTGTAAGCTGTTTATTAAAAAGTTAGGCTTATTATAAAAAATATTTGGGGGTGGGCGGGCGGGCTAATTAGATTTTAAATAAAATTTGTATTATATTTTTTATAAAAAAACTTCTCTCTATAAAAAATTATAAAAAAATTGATATTTTAGGCTTATTTTGCTCAAAAAATTTGTTTAACTAATATTTATATATTTTATTTACTTATAACAATTTTGGAGTATAATAATAATGCGTAGTATAAACAGAATGAACGATTATTTTGTACGCTATCTTTTAGGCTCTGTTGGAAGTGAGGATATACTTGAGAACATAGTAAATGCTGTGCTTGAAGATTTGGGCTTTGAAACGGTACATAACCTGCAGATAATTAACCCACATAACTTACCAGAGAATATTAACCTAAAAGAGTCCGTACTTGATGTAAAGGCTGTTACCAAAGACAGCAGAAAAGTTATTATAGAGATACAATTATCCGGAAATATAGACTTTTTGAAGAGAATATACTATTATATATCTAAGAATATAGTAAGCGAAGTAGAAGAAAAAGAGCCTTATGATATAATAAGCGAGGTTATAAGCATTAACTTTGTAAACTTCAATATGGACTTTAGCGATGCAGGTAAGCCACATAGATGTTTTAAGCTGATAGATACAGAAAATCCTGATATTGTTTTGGATATGGTGCAGATGCATATAGTAGAAGTACCAAGATTTAGGAGAATACTAAATAATGCTGATTTTGAAGATATTAAGAGAAAGAAAATATTATCCTGGATAGAGTTTTTTACGGCTAAAGATTTAGATAAAGTTAAAGATAAATTAAAGGAGGTAAATAATATTATGCCTAAAGTAATTAATAAATACGAGCGTTTTATATCCAGTGAAGATGAGATTGAGGTTTATAACGCGAGAGATGCTTTTTTATACGGACAGACTTTAATGTTAAGAAGAGAGCGTGAAGAGGGCTTACAGGAAGGAATAGAAAGAGGAATAGAAAGAGGTTTAAAAGAGGGTATAGAAAAAGGAATGGAAAAAGGTTTAGAAGAAGGAAGGAGAGAAGGTATGCAGGAGGGTATAAGAAAAGAGCAAATTACTATAGCTAGAAGTTTAAAGAATGCTGGTATAGATATAAAGATAATCAGTGAAAATACTGGGCTTAGTATAGAAGAAATAAATAAACTTTAATATGCTTGTTTTAAAAGCACTTGACAAGTTATATATTATATTGTATATTAAAAAAGTTTTTTTATTTAAAAAAATTAGGAGGTAAAATGAAAAAACTTTTAATTATTTTTTCTTTTATTTTTATAGCAGCATGCGGAGGAAATGAAGCAGGGCAAGTTTCAGTACCCGGAGTTGATAAAAATAGTAAAGAAGCTGCTGAGTTTTTGGAGGCAGTTAAAGGAAAAGCTATTGTACCTTTAAGATCTTCAAGAGGATTTCCTGTCGGGTATTTTAAAGATAATGGAGATATAGCAAGCCGTTATCATCATCCTACTCTACAAGGTGATTTAATTTTTATAGGTATGTCCAATAACTATGCTATATATTCAAGAAAAAGACAGGAGACTGAAAATGAATATGCAGATGCATATACAGCTATAACTTTATCTGAAGATAAAACGCTTATTAGAATCTATCTTGAATCATTTGATTATTCCTCTGAAATTTCTAAGTGGAGAAGAGAAGGTGCTAATTGGGACAATTATCCTAAAATGGAGATATCAGATTTAGGATTTGAAGATAGAGAATATACTAAAGATGATTATCTCTATAAGATTACAGATGATGAATATGACAAGAATGATTTTATAAATAAATAAAATTAATTTCTAAAGCGGGTGGAAACTACATGTTTTTGCCCGCATATTTTTTATATAATTCGAATATTATAAACTATCATAATTTAAATCATAAATCTTTATTATGTATTTATATATTCAGTTCTAAAGCCTTTATTTTTATTTGATTATGTTACCTTTTGCTACAATAATAATAAAAAAAATGTAATAAATTTTTTTATAAATACGATAATTCTAGTAATTAATTAGAAGCAAACAATATTTATTAAGGAGCATAATAATGTCAACAAGCTCATTTTTTGGTATAGAATTAGGTAAAAGATCACTTCAGAACTTCAAAACAGCATTAGAAGTTACAGGTCATAATATAAATAATGTTGCAACTAAAGGCTACAGCAGACAGAGAGTTGTAATGCGTACTTTTGATAAGCCTTTAGAAGCTCCTAGCCTTAATAGAGCAGAGCGTGCTGGTCAAATAGGTCAGGGTGCTGAAATCACTACAGTAGAGAGAATAAGAGATCAGTTTATAGATTCAAAAATAATGATGGAGCTTGGTACAGACGGATATTGGAAAACAAAGTCTGATTATTTAAAGCAGTTAGAGGCTATATATAATGAACCGGGCAATGCTAATTTAAGAAGCGATTTAGATGCTTTTTGGGATTCTTGGCAGGAAATGGCTGCTAACCCTTCAGAAAGAGGAACAAGAATGGTTTTAGTAGAGAGAGCCGACAGGGTAAATAATTCTATTAATCAGATGTTTAATCAAATGAACGGTATGCGTAATAATTTGAATAATCTTGTTGAAAGCAAAATTAATAGAATAAACGATATATCTAATTCCATTAAAGATTTGAATGTTGAAATAGTAAAACAGCAGGCACTAGGACAAAGCCCTAATGATTTGCTTGACAGAAGAGACTTGCTTATAGATGAACTTTCTTCTCTTGCTAATGTTGATATAAAATCTATGGATCCTGATGAAACTATTGTTTATATAGGAGGCAGAGCTTTAATTCAGGGAAATGTTGTAAGCGAATTAAGTGCTGAAAAAAATATCAATAATGAAGGAATGTATGATATATATTGGAAGAAAGATCATGTTCAGGTGCAGTTTGAAGGCGGAGAATTAAAGGCTTTATTAGAATTAAGAGATGTGGATACAGTTGATGCTATTAATGATATAGATACATTTGCTATGAATTTGGCTGACAGTGTAAACGAAGTTCACAGAAGCGGTTTCGGACTTAATCAGGAAACAGGTATTGATTTCTTTACTATGACAAAAGCTGCTCCTTCAGTTATAGGTAATTTTGACAGCAATAATGACGGACAGGAAGATTCTACTATAATGTTTAAAGTAAGCGGTATAAATTCTATAGATCCTACAGACAGTATAGGAAGCAGCGGAACTTTAATCTTTGGTAATAAATCAAGAGAAGGTGCTGATGTTGCAATAGATTATACAGCCCAAATGAAAGTAGGCGATTTAATAGATAAAATTAATTCAAGCGAGGCTAATGTATCTGCTTATTTAGATGATAATAACAAACTTGTACTTAAAGCCAGAGCTTTTGATGATTATATGAGACCTTCATATTTCATTAAGCATATAGAAGATTCAGGTGATTTTCTAGTTGGTATAACAGGGGTATTAAATCAGTCGGGAGCTAATGGAGCATATAATTGGCAGGCTACGGATCAGGTAAATCAATTAGCAGGAGACTTTAGAAACTTTACTACTACTCCATACAGACATCCAGCTTCAGCGATTGCTGTTAATGATATTATAAGAAATGATGTAAACTATATTGCAGCTTCTAAAGGTATAGATACAACAGGAAACGGATTTAATGATAAATGGAATGGTTTGGGCGATGGAGCTAATGCTTTAGCTATTGCTAATTTGAAAAATAAAGAGATAATGGTTGAAAGCAAATCTACATTTAACGATTTTTATACTGGAAGTATTGCGAGAATTGCCTCAAGAACAGAGACCGCTAATGCCGAAACAGAAAAGCAAACTGTTGTTATGGAATATCTTGAAAGATTAAGACAGTCAGTGTCTGGTGTTAACTTAGATGAAGAGGTTGCTCAAATGGCTATGTATCAGCATGGTTATAATGCTTCTGCTAGAGTAGTTAGTATAATGGATCAGCTGCTTGATGTTGTTATAAATAGAATGGGTGTGTAAGTAATATATAAAATTATTAAAGGCGGTGCCTGTTGTAGGTATCGCCTTTTTTTTAATAAAACAAATATATAAATATACTGTTCTTTTTATACATTTGTTTATATAAAAAATACTAAATATTATATAAAAATTACTACACTTTTTTTATAATATTACTTTACAGTTATTTGTTTTAAATATATATTATAAGTAATAATTCTTTAAAAAATATAATGCTAATTCCGATATTAACTGCACAGGAGCATTTTTCAATGGGTATAAAGATTCGTATAATTTTAATAATAGTTGGAGTTATGGCTTTAGTAGCATTAAGCACTAACTTTTTGAGTAATACTTTAAATACAGAAACTTTTTCTGCTATTACTGAAAGAAGCCTAGAGAATAGATTTAGATTAATAGGAAAAGAATTTGAATATAATATCATGTCTTCAAGAGAAGAAGCAGCCAAAATTGCGGCTACTCTTTCTATAGGATATAATAATATAAAAGATTATGATTTAAAAACTAGAGATAATTATTTTCAGAATTTTTTATCAGCTTCAGTAAATGAATCTCAGCTCTATTTTAATAGGATAATTAGTATTTTATTTCACCCAGCAGATATAGGTAATGGAAATGATCCTTTTACTATTTACAGATATTCTACTATTGATAATAGATTTTCAAAAATAGATATTACAAATACAGCTATGTGGGTTAATCTTACTAATGTTTACGGCTCTTCCGACAGAGGATTATTATACAGGCAGATATTAAGCCCCTATATGGTTAAAGAAAGTACTGGAGTTGGTATAACATTAAATATGGCTTCTACTATATCAGATTTAGATAATAACAGAGTTGTTGGTTTGGCAAATGTGGGGGTGCTATTTAATTATTCAGTACAGAATATTAAGGATATTTTAGATATAGAAGGTGCTGATATAATTGTAATAGATAAAAAAAATTCCAGTATTGTTAATTCTAAAAATAATGATTTAATTAATGCCCGTGTAGATATATTATATCCGTCTTATTACGAAATATTTAATTCTAATTTGGCTTCAGGAGATGTTATAATAGATGATATAGAAATAGAAGGGAAGCCTTATAAATCATATGTTACAAGTATAGCAGGGCTTTTGAATATAGTAATGCTTATACCTAATTCATATTATACTTTGCAGATTAAAGATATGAATAATTCTATATTTTATACTATTATCATAGCATTCTTAATGGCAATAGTAGCTATAATATTCTTTATTAAGGTATTATTTAGTTCTATTACTAAAATATCAGATGCTATAGGTAATTCTGTAGACAATAAGGATTTAACAGTAAGTATTCCTAAAATATCAGGCGGCGATGAAATAGGAGAGATGACAAAATGGGTGGTTCTTTTGAATAGCTCTCTTCAATCTGTGCTTTCCAGCGTAAAAAAGACTATTCTTACCTCCAAAAAACAAAGTGATACATTATCTGAAAAAATTACTGATAACTTATCAATAATATATGGTATTAATAGTAATATAGAAACAATTAAAAATAATGTTAATGATGAATTAAGTCAGGTAGAGATTGTAGAAAACAGCAACCAAAATATGCAGGAATATATATCTGCTAATACCAGCAGCATTGATTTAATAGAAAAAGACACCAGAGAACTTCAAAGCAAGATTATTGAAGAAGGTGAAAATATAGAGCAAATAGCTGCAGCAGTAGAGGAAATGAGTAAAACTATAGAGAGTATAGATAATATTATTTCCAAAGCTACAAATAAAGCTAAAGATTTGTCTATTGCTTCAATAAAAAGTAAAGAGAAAATGCAGGCTACATCTATGGCTACTGGAGATTTAAGAAATGCTTTAGGATTTATTTCTAATTTCGTAAGTTCTATCAGAAACATAGCTCATCAAACTAACCTTTTGGCTATGAATGCCGCTATTGAAGCTGCACATGCTGGTAAATATAGTTCTGGTTTTGCCGTTGTAGCTGAAGAGATACGTAAATTGTCAGAAGTATCAAATGAGCAGGCGGATAATGCTAATAAAGTACTTCAAAACATAGAAGACAAAATAATAATAACTACTAATGATTTAACAGAATCTACAGAACAGTTTGATGTTCTTACCAGAGATGTACAGGAAGTTACGGAGATAATGGGCACTGTTCATACATCTTCAGTTGAACAGTTAAAAGCTATTAATGAAATAGTAACTTCCATAACTAAAATATCAGAGTCTAGCGAACATATTAAAACGCAGTATATTGATATGGCAGATAAATTAAGTACAATAAAAACTAATCTTGAATCGCTTAATAATATTTCTCTTGCCACTTCAAAAACTATGAATAAATTAAAAAATATATCAGATTCTATTCATAGCAGTGTTGAAAGTATTTCTGAGAGTTCAAATAATCTTTCAGCTTCTGCAAACACTATGAATAAATTCGCATCTGATAATAACAGGCTTTTATCAGAACTTGAAGGTGAAATATCTAAATATAAAATTAAAGATATTAAATCTAAAAAGGATACTACTACTCAAAGAGTTAGAGGTATTACTCTGATAATATTAAAAGAATTTGTTAAAACAAAATTCGGAGAAGAGGGATATCAAAAATGGGTAACTGCTATGGAGCCTTCCTCCTCTTTAATATT from Brachyspira murdochii DSM 12563 encodes the following:
- a CDS encoding 3-methyl-2-oxobutanoate dehydrogenase subunit VorB is translated as MARKLMKGNEAMATAAITAGCKCFFGYPITPQNEIPEFMSKAMYESGGAFVQAESEVAAINMVYGAGGSGVRAMTSSSSPGIALKQEGISYLAGAEVPAVILNVMRGGPGLGSIQPAQSDYNMMTRGGGDGDYNCPVLAPANLQEAADMIMEAFDIADHYRTPVYVAADGYIGQMMEPVEIIYKPKYELKEKTWATTGMRGKREKNVVNSLYLEPELLYKHNIHLQEKYAEIKEKEARAEKYFTDDAELIFVSYGTMSRVVRGVVDKLREEGKKVGMIRPQTLWPFPVKAFDNPNCKMYVSIEMSMGQMIDDIKLACECKAEVKFYGKAGGLVPTAHEIIENVRGFSGGII
- a CDS encoding thiamine pyrophosphate-dependent enzyme is translated as MIVFEKSKGLTDDRTHYCPGCMHGTSQRIVAECLEELGVLDRTVGIASVGCSVLAYKYFNCDMQQAAHGRAPAVATGVKRAVPDSIVFTLQGDGDLAAIGTAEIIHAAARGENITVIFLNNAIYGMTGGQMAPTTLEGQRTTTTQAGRDFHKAGKPIRVCEMLATIEGATFVERVALDSPANIRKAKMAAKKAFEHQIAGKGFSIVEMLTSCTTNWGISPTDSHKWIRDYMIPHYPLGNFRNDA
- a CDS encoding 2-oxoacid:acceptor oxidoreductase family protein encodes the protein MSTERIIFAGFGGQGVMSMGQMIAYAGMIENKHVTWCPSYGPEMRGGTANCSVVVSDELVGSPIISHDANAAVIMNLPSLTKFEKDVLPNGILLINSSLIDKKASRDDIKVAYVEANKIAGDIGNPKSANMVMLGALLTLQNVVSFDSVQQAFLKVFGERKKDFLPSNEKALNAGRDAVKDLVS
- a CDS encoding Rpn family recombination-promoting nuclease/putative transposase, which gives rise to MRSINRMNDYFVRYLLGSLGNEDILENIVNAVLEDLGFETVHNLQIINPHNLPENINLKESVLDVKAVTKDKRKVIIEIQLSGNIDFLKRIYYYISKNIVSEVEEKEPYDIISEVISINFVDFYMDFNDDGKPHRCFKLIDTENPEIVLDMVQMHIVEVPRFRRILNNADFEDIKRKKILSWIEFFTAKDFDKVKDKLKEVNNIMPKVINKYERFISSEDEMEVYNARDAFLYGQTLMLRREREEGLQEGRREGIQEGIEKGMERGLQEGRREEQIAIARSFKNAGIDINIISENTGLSVEEVLKL
- a CDS encoding variable surface family protein, whose protein sequence is MKKVLLTAMAIVTLASASAFGMYGRGDSWIDFLVHGNQFRARMDQLGFTLGNGTIKGTFGFRANGINLGNLGNILSGNTGNVTLDSTLSAGIGYTSDAFGIGVGYNFTYVDKGIQVHTPVLMVNALNDNLRISIPIQVAVTDKDLAGNKYNNYKYTGVAFNNIQLRYYTGIDAFNAIRFYVYYRNNSYEDTTLNKKYVSESLGFQLRLYFLNTQVGNVTINPYVRLEYHTALKGSAIEGYTAENSYANIGGAFVLADNLKQSDIYEANPYKFVIKPVLGITANSDIVTLYVEPSLGYTATYNGHLKGFADNKVKHSLAWGAYAELYVRPVQDLEWYFEMDVNNTGRDGTTSQGATPVYFETTTGITWYLPSFGGDQ
- a CDS encoding Rpn family recombination-promoting nuclease/putative transposase, which encodes MRSINRMNDYFVRYLLGSVGSEDILENIVNAVLEDLGFETVHNLQIINPHNLPENINLKESVLDVKAVTKDSRKVIIEIQLSGNIDFLKRIYYYISKNIVSEVEEKEPYDIISEVISINFVNFNMDFSDAGKPHRCFKLIDTENPDIVLDMVQMHIVEVPRFRRILNNADFEDIKRKKILSWIEFFTAKDLDKVKDKLKEVNNIMPKVINKYERFISSEDEIEVYNARDAFLYGQTLMLRREREEGLQEGIERGIERGLKEGIEKGMEKGLEEGRREGMQEGIRKEQITIARSLKNAGIDIKIISENTGLSIEEINKL
- the flgK gene encoding flagellar hook-associated protein FlgK, whose amino-acid sequence is MSTSSFFGIELGKRSLQNFKTALEVTGHNINNVATKGYSRQRVVMRTFDKPLEAPSLNRAERAGQIGQGAEITTVERIRDQFIDSKIMMELGTDGYWKTKSDYLKQLEAIYNEPGNANLRSDLDAFWDSWQEMAANPSERGTRMVLVERADRVNNSINQMFNQMNGMRNNLNNLVESKINRINDISNSIKDLNVEIVKQQALGQSPNDLLDRRDLLIDELSSLANVDIKSMDPDETIVYIGGRALIQGNVVSELSAEKNINNEGMYDIYWKKDHVQVQFEGGELKALLELRDVDTVDAINDIDTFAMNLADSVNEVHRSGFGLNQETGIDFFTMTKAAPSVIGNFDSNNDGQEDSTIMFKVSGINSIDPTDSIGSSGTLIFGNKSREGADVAIDYTAQMKVGDLIDKINSSEANVSAYLDDNNKLVLKARAFDDYMRPSYFIKHIEDSGDFLVGITGVLNQSGANGAYNWQATDQVNQLAGDFRNFTTTPYRHPASAIAVNDIIRNDVNYIAASKGIDTTGNGFNDKWNGLGDGANALAIANLKNKEIMVESKSTFNDFYTGSIARIASRTETANAETEKQTVVMEYLERLRQSVSGVNLDEEVAQMAMYQHGYNASARVVSIMDQLLDVVINRMGV